A single Lactuca sativa cultivar Salinas chromosome 8, Lsat_Salinas_v11, whole genome shotgun sequence DNA region contains:
- the LOC111888432 gene encoding uncharacterized protein LOC111888432, whose product MEFWVVAAATGAGYVAKHWQNLSGEKDGSSKQSQPLPSPRLQQDARQVFDKIPDPVFPLPKLAKRCLLDRDVDQVSGSTSTFIEKRVDQDHTNEINGKQEYLDTSSDNRLHKFKTKNMNRKPFTSLRPLVVTGNNKDSKDHKVVLMEEKENGNGACIDDSPFLEQPIGSMKLPKRQNENFDMVLLFVGITMGILSGTFTNQKEIEHLNDLLEQAENMVKDLHSKLEIKDGFTTKKLEIEPDVTAINSPKGEKFEKFELTSDIEAELEAELERLEENMKSCTTQRLSNVVEIDSDFEADMARGDLNLDTVTWQLDSQSSESDPRGKTGKSSKSENTNRVFTPNYAVSSIDLQLRLHEVIESNLEARIKELESLLKNQNTQNTPRSHSPCPQEENSFWDFDHTRIESFSSTP is encoded by the exons ATGGAGTTCTGGGTGGTTGCAGCAGCTACTGGTGCAGGTTACGTGGCCAAGCATTGGCAGAACTTATCAGGGGAGAAAGATGGCTCATCAAAGCAGTCACAACCTCTGCCATCGCCACGCCTGCAACAAGACGCACGCCAAGTGTTCGACAAAATACCTGACCCAGTTTTCCCATTGCCAAAGTTAGCAAAAAGATGCTTGTTAGACAGAGATGTTGATCAGGTTTCAggttcaacttcaacctttatcgAGAAACGAGTAGATCAAGATCACACAAATGAAATCAACGGAAAACAAGAGTACTTAGACACATCTTCTGACAATCGTTTACACAAATTCAAAACCAAGAACATGAACAGAAAACCATTCACGAGTCTACGGCCCTTAGTGGTAACTGGTAACAACAAAGACTCAAAAGATCATAAGGTCGTGTTGatggaagaaaaagaaaatggCAATGGTGCATGTATAGACGACTCACCATTCTTGGAACAACCAATTggatcaatgaagcttccaaaaagacaaaacgaaaattttgacatggtgttgttatttgttggtatTACAATGGGGATACTATCGGGTACTTTTACTAATCAAAAAGAAATCGAGCATCTAAATGATTTGCTAGAACAAGCTGAGAATATGGTTAAAGATTTACACTCTAAACTTGAAATAAAAGATGGATTTACCACAAAGAAGCTTGAAATCGAGCCAGATGTAACTGCAATTAATAGTCCAAAAGGGGAAAAGTTTGAAAAGTTTGAGTTAACAAGTGACATTGAGGCAGAACTTGAGGCTGAGCTTGAGAGGttggaagaaaatatgaagagttgCACAACGCAAAGATTGTCTAATGTTGTTGAG ATTGATTCAGACTTTGAAGCAGACATGGCTAGAGGAGATCTGAACCTAGATACAGTCACTTGGCAACTCGATAGCCAATCATCCGAATCAGATCCCAGGGGCAAAACTGGAAAAAGTAGCAAAAGTGAAAACACCAACCGCGTTTTCACTCCAAACTACGCAGTTTCATCAATAGACTTACAATTACGCCTTCATGAAGTAATCGAATCCAACCTCGAAGCACGTATCAAGGAACTCGAGTCACTTCTCAAaaatcaaaatacccaaaatacccctcgTTCACATTCACCATGCCCACAAGAAGAAAACTCTTTCTGGGACTTTGACCACACCAGAATCGAATCTTTTTCATCAACCCCTTAA
- the LOC111888433 gene encoding pentatricopeptide repeat-containing protein At1g69290, protein MWRRRVFSLFRYFSSEPETPSPPSVYSFLQPSIFAVRKPQSNQPTNQTPKSSSIDNQLNPNLESTLQLSLQENNTDEAWKCFKSLSSSSSLLPSKPLINSLITRLCSAGNDTHNLKRAFATLMFVLETNPDVLDPKSVKTFLISIKDTNAAPAFALVKSMLKNRYFIPFGIWGDTIVEISKKNGRFCDFFEVFNENCRIAREEKLESLKPDLSACNAALEGCCHELESVSDAHKVLDIMSLLGVHPDETTFSYLACLYATKGLENKIIELQDLVSRFNFPNKTMFISNLISGYVKSGYLESVSTTILQSLIESDQKGLNFLEETYLKIVKGYLDHGSIKDLARLILEAQKLESTSVTVENSIGYGIINACVNNLGLLEKAHNILDEMNILGGSIGLGVYVSILKAYTKEQRTAEASQMVSEMCSLGLELDVNIFDALIDACMSSQDFESAFSLFRDMREARIHELTGSYLTIMTGLTENHRPELMAAFLDEVVDDPRVKIGTHDWNSIIHAFCKAGRLEDARRTLRRMIFLQFEPSEQTYVSLVNGYMNAGNYFSVLMMWNDVKKRGDKGLKLDHGLVDGLLYGLVKGGFFDAVMEVVERSQEMKIFVDKWRYKQAFMETHKKLKVSKLRKRSVKKMEALIAFKNWAGLNT, encoded by the coding sequence ATGTGGAGAAGAAGAGTTTTCTCTTTGTTCCGATACTTCTCTTCTGAACCAGAAACCCCATCTCCTCCTTCCGTTTATTCCTTCCTCCAGCCCTCAATCTTTGCTGTAAGAAAACCCCAATCCAATCAACCTACTAATCAAACCCCAAAATCTTCATCCATAGATAACCAACTTAACCCCAATCTCGAATCCACTCTCCAACTGTCTCTCCAGGAAAATAACACAGACGAAGCTTGGAAGTGTTTCAAATCTCTTTCATCGTCATCTTCATTATTACCAAGTAAGCCTCTCATTAACTCACTGATTACTCGTTTGTGTTCGGCCGGGAACGACACTCACAATCTCAAAAGGGCGTTTGCTACTTTGATGTTCGTGTTAGAGACAAACCCAGATGTATTAGACCCTAAATCAGTCAAGACTTTCTTAATTTCAATCAAGGATACAAATGCTGCCCCTGCTTTTGCATTGGTCAAGTCTATGCTCAAGAACAGGTACTTCATTCCTTTTGGCATCTGGGGAGATACGATTGTGGAGATTAGTAAGAAAAATGGTAGATTTTGTGACTTTTTCGAGGTCTTCAATGAGAACTGTAGGATAGCAAGGGAGGAAAAGTTAGAATCTTTGAAACCCGATTTGTCTGCTTGTAACGCTGCTTTGGAGGGCTGTTGCCATGAACTTGAATCAGTTTCTGACGCCCACAAGGTGCTCGACATAATGTCTCTGTTAGGTGTTCACCCAGATGAGACCACTTTTAGCTACCTTGCTTGTCTATACGCAACAAAAGGACTCGAGAACAAGATAATCGAACTACAAGACTTGGTATCTAGGTTCAATTTTCCCAATAAAACCATGTTTATTAGCAATCTGATAAGCGGATATGTAAAATCAGGCTATCTAGAATCTGTTTCCACCACTATCTTGCAAAGTTTAATAGAATCAGATCAAAAAGGTCTAAACTTTCTTGAAGAAACTTATCTCAAAATAGTAAAAGGATATCTTGACCATGGAAGCATCAAGGATTTAGCAAGATTAATCCTTGAAGCTCAAAAGTTAGAATCTACATCTGTAACAGTTGAAAACTCCATTGGATATGGTATCATAAACGCATGTGTTAATAATCTTGGTTTATTAGAAAAAGCACATAACATTCTTGATGAAATGAATATATTAGGAGGTTCAATAGGGCTTGGAGTTTACGTGTCAATCTTGAAAGCTTACACTAAAGAACAAAGAACAGCAGAAGCTTCACAAATGGTATCAGAAATGTGTAGTTTAGGGCTAGAACTCGATGTTAATATCTTTGATGCTTTAATAGACGCGTGTATGTCTAGTCAAGATTTTGAGTCAGCATTTTCACTTTTTAGAGACATGAGGGAAGCAAGAATACATGAATTAACAGGTAGTTATTTAACAATAATGACAGGATTAACAGAAAACCATAGACCTGAACTTATGGCAGCTTTTTTAGATGAAGTAGTTGATGACCCACGGGTCAAAATCGGGACCCATGATTGGAATTCGATTATCCATGCGTTTTGTAAAGCGGGTCGTTTAGAGGATGCAAGAAGAACACTTAGGAGGATGATTTTTCTTCAATTTGAACCTAGTGAGCAAACGTATGTTTCTTTGGTTAATGGGTATATGAATGCGGGAAATTATTTTAGTGTTTTGATGATGTGGAATGATGTTAAGAAAAGAGGTGATAAAGGCTTGAAATTGGATCAtggtttggttgatgggttgttGTATGGGTTGGTGAAAGGGGGGTTTTTTGATGCTGTGATGGAAGTTGTGGAGAGGTCTCAAGAGATGAAGATATTTGTGGATAAATGGAGGTATAAACAAGCGTTTATGGAGACTCATAAGAAGCTTAAAGTGTCGAAATTGAGAAAGAGAAGTGTTAAGAAAATGGAAGCTCTTATTGCTTTTAAAAATTGGGCTGGTCTAAATACATGA